The Rissa tridactyla isolate bRisTri1 chromosome 6, bRisTri1.patW.cur.20221130, whole genome shotgun sequence genome includes a region encoding these proteins:
- the AMOTL2 gene encoding angiomotin-like protein 2 isoform X4: protein MRTAEDSNGTVLHRLIQEQLRYGNLTENRTLLAIQQQALRGGGGAGSPRSSLESLSPEESQMVQQSTRQEPQGQEHHSDHVYLENSVYRLCQPQHKGEELPSYEEAKAHSQYFASQRGGQQPTVASPGIRGENSLRGAESGARRPDEGLKDLKHGHVRSLSERLMRMSLERNGAKAQSPISASHSYPQLSRHHQLAALRVQHPEGPEPRGPPPEYPYVIPSQDAYLAEPRPCSREGPGFQHPEIRVLPTNIPAAFLPPPGTLCPGSLGPASVEALVSAQAVSAGSRLARADAVLRENERLQRESEKLRRELESCAEKASRIQKLESEIQRISEDYENLVKASSKREALEKAMRNKRDGEMRRLQDFNRDLKERLESANKQLASKTQESQESNQGSVAKLLAQSYEHQQEKEKLEREVSLLRSANEDQRRRAELLEQALGSAQARAAKAEAELRKKRAYVEKVERLQAALGQLQAACEKREQLELRLRTRLEQELKMLRAQQRQAGAVGGGTPELSAHTLSEQLREKEEKILALEADMTKWEQKYLEECTMRQFAMDAAATAAAQRDTTLISHSPRHSPNSSFNEDLLLASHKHQEMENRLKALHAQILEKDAVIKVLQQRSRRDPSKTLQGSLRPAKSVPSVFVASATPSWTGGGQSDRLAEGNSRGSTGKASAEGAAAPAALPLPSHSKHGSKDGSTQTDGAAESSQESSAAARALDLADMVEILI from the exons ATGAGGACAGCGGAAGACTCGAACGGGACGGTCCTGCACCGCCTGATCCAGGAGCAGCTGCGCTATGGGAACCTCACGGAGAACCGCACGCTGCTGGCCATCCAGCAGCAAGCCCTGCGCGGTGGCGGAGGGGCTGGTAGCCCCCGCTCCTCCCTGGAGAGCCTCAGCCCGGAGGAGAGCCAAATGGTGCAGCAATCCACGCggcaggagccccagggccaggagcaTCACTCTGACCACGTCTACTTGGAGAACAGCGTCTAtcggctctgccagccccagcacaaGGGCGAAGAGCTCCCCAGCTACGAGGAGGCCAAGGCGCATTCTCAGTACTTTGCCTCGCAgaggggtgggcagcagcccacAGTGGCCAGCCCGGGGATTCGGGGTGAAAACAGTCTGCGCGGGGCTGAGAGCGGCGCCCGACGTCCCGACGAGGGGCTGAAGGACCTGAAGCACGGCCACGTGCGGTCGCTGAGCGAGCGGCTGATGCGGATGTCGCTGGAGAGGAACGGGGCCAAAGCGCAGAGCCCCATCAGCGCCTCCCACAGCTACCCCCAGCTCTCCCGCCACCACCAGCTCGCTGCCCTCCGAGTGCAGCACCCTGAGGGGCCGGAGCCGCGGGGACCCCCCCCGGAGTATCCCTACGTCATCCCATCCCAGGACGCTTACCTGGCTGAACCCCGACCCTGCTCCCGGGAAGGTCCTGGATTTCAGCATCCCGAAATCAG GGTGCTGCCCACCAACATCCCTGCCGCGTTCCTGCCGCCGCCGGGCACCCTGTGCCCGGGCAGCCTGGGTCCGGCCAGCGTGGAGGCCCTGGTGAGCGCCCAGGCGGTCTCGGCCGGCAGCCGGCTGGCCCGGGCAGACGCCGTCCTGCGGGAGAACGAGAGGCTGCAGCGGGAGAGCGAGAAGCTGCGGCGGGAGCTGGAGAGCTGCGCCGAGAAGGCCAGCCGCATCCAGAAG CTGGAGAGCGAGATCCAGCGCATCTCGGAGGATTACGAAAACCTCGTCAAGGCGTCTTCCAAGCGGGAAGCCTTGGAGAAAGCCATGAGGAACAAGAGAGACGGCGAGATGCGACGGCTCCAGGACTTCAACCGGGACCTGAAAG AGCGGTTGGAATCGGCGAACAAGCAGCTGGCCAGCAAGACCCAGGAAAGCCAGGAGAGCAACCAGGGCAGCGTGGCCAAACTCCTGGCGCAGA GCTACGAGCaccagcaggagaaggagaagctggagcgggaggtgtccctgctgcgCAGCGCCAATGAGGACCAGCGGCggcgggcagagctgctggagcaggcgcTGGGCAGCGCCCAGGCGCGGGCGGCCAAGGCGGAGGCCGAGCTGCGGAAGAAGCGAGCCTACGTGGAGAAGGTGGAGCggctgcaggcagccctgggCCAGCTCCAGGCTGCCTGCGAGAAGcgggagcagctggagctgcgGCTCCGCACCCGcctggagcaggagctgaagaTGCTGCGGGCTCAGCAG aggcAAGCGGGCGCCGTGGGCGGGGGGACGCCGGAGCTGAGCGCCCACACGCTCTCCGAGCAgctgagggagaaggaggagaagatcCTGGCCCTGGAGGCGGACATGACCAAGTGGGAGCAGAAGTACCTGGAGGAGTGCACCATGCGGCAGTTCGCCATGGATGCCGCCGCCACCGCAGCCGCCCAGCGGGACACCACCCTCATCAGCCATTCCCCGCGGCACTCCCCCAACAGCAGCTTCAACGAGGACCTCCTCCTGGCCAGCCACAAGCACCAGGAGATGGAGAACAG gttAAAAGCCCTTCATGCCCAAATCCTGGAGAAGGATGCCGTCATCAAGGTCCTGCAGCAGCGCTCGCGCAGGGACCCCAGCAAAACCCTCCAAGGCTCCCTGCGGCCGGCCAAGTCCGTGCCCTCCGTCTTCGTCGCCTCCGCCACCCCGAGCTGGACGGGGGGTGGCCAGAGCGACCGGCTGGCTGAGGGCAACTCCCGGGGCAGCACAG GCAAAGCCAGTGCTGAAGGGGCAGCagcgcccgctgccctccccctgccctcccactCCAAGCACGGCAGCAAGGACGGCAGCACGCAGACTGACGGGGCGGCTGAGAGCAGCCAGG agagctcagccGCTGCCCGAGCCCTGGACCTGGCCGACATGGTGGAGATCCTGATTTAA
- the AMOTL2 gene encoding angiomotin-like protein 2 isoform X1, which produces MRTAEDSNGTVLHRLIQEQLRYGNLTENRTLLAIQQQALRGGGGAGSPRSSLESLSPEESQMVQQSTRQEPQGQEHHSDHVYLENSVYRLCQPQHKGEELPSYEEAKAHSQYFASQRGGQQPTVASPGIRGENSLRGAESGARRPDEGLKDLKHGHVRSLSERLMRMSLERNGAKAQSPISASHSYPQLSRHHQLAALRVQHPEGPEPRGPPPEYPYVIPSQDAYLAEPRPCSREGPGFQHPEIRVLPTNIPAAFLPPPGTLCPGSLGPASVEALVSAQAVSAGSRLARADAVLRENERLQRESEKLRRELESCAEKASRIQKLESEIQRISEDYENLVKASSKREALEKAMRNKRDGEMRRLQDFNRDLKERLESANKQLASKTQESQESNQGSVAKLLAQSYEHQQEKEKLEREVSLLRSANEDQRRRAELLEQALGSAQARAAKAEAELRKKRAYVEKVERLQAALGQLQAACEKREQLELRLRTRLEQELKMLRAQQRQAGAVGGGTPELSAHTLSEQLREKEEKILALEADMTKWEQKYLEECTMRQFAMDAAATAAAQRDTTLISHSPRHSPNSSFNEDLLLASHKHQEMENRLKALHAQILEKDAVIKVLQQRSRRDPSKTLQGSLRPAKSVPSVFVASATPSWTGGGQSDRLAEGNSRGSTAGKASAEGAAAPAALPLPSHSKHGSKDGSTQTDGAAESSQGEGTERPAGSLESSAAARALDLADMVEILI; this is translated from the exons ATGAGGACAGCGGAAGACTCGAACGGGACGGTCCTGCACCGCCTGATCCAGGAGCAGCTGCGCTATGGGAACCTCACGGAGAACCGCACGCTGCTGGCCATCCAGCAGCAAGCCCTGCGCGGTGGCGGAGGGGCTGGTAGCCCCCGCTCCTCCCTGGAGAGCCTCAGCCCGGAGGAGAGCCAAATGGTGCAGCAATCCACGCggcaggagccccagggccaggagcaTCACTCTGACCACGTCTACTTGGAGAACAGCGTCTAtcggctctgccagccccagcacaaGGGCGAAGAGCTCCCCAGCTACGAGGAGGCCAAGGCGCATTCTCAGTACTTTGCCTCGCAgaggggtgggcagcagcccacAGTGGCCAGCCCGGGGATTCGGGGTGAAAACAGTCTGCGCGGGGCTGAGAGCGGCGCCCGACGTCCCGACGAGGGGCTGAAGGACCTGAAGCACGGCCACGTGCGGTCGCTGAGCGAGCGGCTGATGCGGATGTCGCTGGAGAGGAACGGGGCCAAAGCGCAGAGCCCCATCAGCGCCTCCCACAGCTACCCCCAGCTCTCCCGCCACCACCAGCTCGCTGCCCTCCGAGTGCAGCACCCTGAGGGGCCGGAGCCGCGGGGACCCCCCCCGGAGTATCCCTACGTCATCCCATCCCAGGACGCTTACCTGGCTGAACCCCGACCCTGCTCCCGGGAAGGTCCTGGATTTCAGCATCCCGAAATCAG GGTGCTGCCCACCAACATCCCTGCCGCGTTCCTGCCGCCGCCGGGCACCCTGTGCCCGGGCAGCCTGGGTCCGGCCAGCGTGGAGGCCCTGGTGAGCGCCCAGGCGGTCTCGGCCGGCAGCCGGCTGGCCCGGGCAGACGCCGTCCTGCGGGAGAACGAGAGGCTGCAGCGGGAGAGCGAGAAGCTGCGGCGGGAGCTGGAGAGCTGCGCCGAGAAGGCCAGCCGCATCCAGAAG CTGGAGAGCGAGATCCAGCGCATCTCGGAGGATTACGAAAACCTCGTCAAGGCGTCTTCCAAGCGGGAAGCCTTGGAGAAAGCCATGAGGAACAAGAGAGACGGCGAGATGCGACGGCTCCAGGACTTCAACCGGGACCTGAAAG AGCGGTTGGAATCGGCGAACAAGCAGCTGGCCAGCAAGACCCAGGAAAGCCAGGAGAGCAACCAGGGCAGCGTGGCCAAACTCCTGGCGCAGA GCTACGAGCaccagcaggagaaggagaagctggagcgggaggtgtccctgctgcgCAGCGCCAATGAGGACCAGCGGCggcgggcagagctgctggagcaggcgcTGGGCAGCGCCCAGGCGCGGGCGGCCAAGGCGGAGGCCGAGCTGCGGAAGAAGCGAGCCTACGTGGAGAAGGTGGAGCggctgcaggcagccctgggCCAGCTCCAGGCTGCCTGCGAGAAGcgggagcagctggagctgcgGCTCCGCACCCGcctggagcaggagctgaagaTGCTGCGGGCTCAGCAG aggcAAGCGGGCGCCGTGGGCGGGGGGACGCCGGAGCTGAGCGCCCACACGCTCTCCGAGCAgctgagggagaaggaggagaagatcCTGGCCCTGGAGGCGGACATGACCAAGTGGGAGCAGAAGTACCTGGAGGAGTGCACCATGCGGCAGTTCGCCATGGATGCCGCCGCCACCGCAGCCGCCCAGCGGGACACCACCCTCATCAGCCATTCCCCGCGGCACTCCCCCAACAGCAGCTTCAACGAGGACCTCCTCCTGGCCAGCCACAAGCACCAGGAGATGGAGAACAG gttAAAAGCCCTTCATGCCCAAATCCTGGAGAAGGATGCCGTCATCAAGGTCCTGCAGCAGCGCTCGCGCAGGGACCCCAGCAAAACCCTCCAAGGCTCCCTGCGGCCGGCCAAGTCCGTGCCCTCCGTCTTCGTCGCCTCCGCCACCCCGAGCTGGACGGGGGGTGGCCAGAGCGACCGGCTGGCTGAGGGCAACTCCCGGGGCAGCACAG CAGGCAAAGCCAGTGCTGAAGGGGCAGCagcgcccgctgccctccccctgccctcccactCCAAGCACGGCAGCAAGGACGGCAGCACGCAGACTGACGGGGCGGCTGAGAGCAGCCAGGGTGAGGGCACCGAGCGCCCGGCCGGTTCGCTGG agagctcagccGCTGCCCGAGCCCTGGACCTGGCCGACATGGTGGAGATCCTGATTTAA
- the AMOTL2 gene encoding angiomotin-like protein 2 isoform X2, with the protein MRTAEDSNGTVLHRLIQEQLRYGNLTENRTLLAIQQQALRGGGGAGSPRSSLESLSPEESQMVQQSTRQEPQGQEHHSDHVYLENSVYRLCQPQHKGEELPSYEEAKAHSQYFASQRGGQQPTVASPGIRGENSLRGAESGARRPDEGLKDLKHGHVRSLSERLMRMSLERNGAKAQSPISASHSYPQLSRHHQLAALRVQHPEGPEPRGPPPEYPYVIPSQDAYLAEPRPCSREGPGFQHPEIRVLPTNIPAAFLPPPGTLCPGSLGPASVEALVSAQAVSAGSRLARADAVLRENERLQRESEKLRRELESCAEKASRIQKLESEIQRISEDYENLVKASSKREALEKAMRNKRDGEMRRLQDFNRDLKERLESANKQLASKTQESQESNQGSVAKLLAQSYEHQQEKEKLEREVSLLRSANEDQRRRAELLEQALGSAQARAAKAEAELRKKRAYVEKVERLQAALGQLQAACEKREQLELRLRTRLEQELKMLRAQQRQAGAVGGGTPELSAHTLSEQLREKEEKILALEADMTKWEQKYLEECTMRQFAMDAAATAAAQRDTTLISHSPRHSPNSSFNEDLLLASHKHQEMENRLKALHAQILEKDAVIKVLQQRSRRDPSKTLQGSLRPAKSVPSVFVASATPSWTGGGQSDRLAEGNSRGSTGKASAEGAAAPAALPLPSHSKHGSKDGSTQTDGAAESSQGEGTERPAGSLESSAAARALDLADMVEILI; encoded by the exons ATGAGGACAGCGGAAGACTCGAACGGGACGGTCCTGCACCGCCTGATCCAGGAGCAGCTGCGCTATGGGAACCTCACGGAGAACCGCACGCTGCTGGCCATCCAGCAGCAAGCCCTGCGCGGTGGCGGAGGGGCTGGTAGCCCCCGCTCCTCCCTGGAGAGCCTCAGCCCGGAGGAGAGCCAAATGGTGCAGCAATCCACGCggcaggagccccagggccaggagcaTCACTCTGACCACGTCTACTTGGAGAACAGCGTCTAtcggctctgccagccccagcacaaGGGCGAAGAGCTCCCCAGCTACGAGGAGGCCAAGGCGCATTCTCAGTACTTTGCCTCGCAgaggggtgggcagcagcccacAGTGGCCAGCCCGGGGATTCGGGGTGAAAACAGTCTGCGCGGGGCTGAGAGCGGCGCCCGACGTCCCGACGAGGGGCTGAAGGACCTGAAGCACGGCCACGTGCGGTCGCTGAGCGAGCGGCTGATGCGGATGTCGCTGGAGAGGAACGGGGCCAAAGCGCAGAGCCCCATCAGCGCCTCCCACAGCTACCCCCAGCTCTCCCGCCACCACCAGCTCGCTGCCCTCCGAGTGCAGCACCCTGAGGGGCCGGAGCCGCGGGGACCCCCCCCGGAGTATCCCTACGTCATCCCATCCCAGGACGCTTACCTGGCTGAACCCCGACCCTGCTCCCGGGAAGGTCCTGGATTTCAGCATCCCGAAATCAG GGTGCTGCCCACCAACATCCCTGCCGCGTTCCTGCCGCCGCCGGGCACCCTGTGCCCGGGCAGCCTGGGTCCGGCCAGCGTGGAGGCCCTGGTGAGCGCCCAGGCGGTCTCGGCCGGCAGCCGGCTGGCCCGGGCAGACGCCGTCCTGCGGGAGAACGAGAGGCTGCAGCGGGAGAGCGAGAAGCTGCGGCGGGAGCTGGAGAGCTGCGCCGAGAAGGCCAGCCGCATCCAGAAG CTGGAGAGCGAGATCCAGCGCATCTCGGAGGATTACGAAAACCTCGTCAAGGCGTCTTCCAAGCGGGAAGCCTTGGAGAAAGCCATGAGGAACAAGAGAGACGGCGAGATGCGACGGCTCCAGGACTTCAACCGGGACCTGAAAG AGCGGTTGGAATCGGCGAACAAGCAGCTGGCCAGCAAGACCCAGGAAAGCCAGGAGAGCAACCAGGGCAGCGTGGCCAAACTCCTGGCGCAGA GCTACGAGCaccagcaggagaaggagaagctggagcgggaggtgtccctgctgcgCAGCGCCAATGAGGACCAGCGGCggcgggcagagctgctggagcaggcgcTGGGCAGCGCCCAGGCGCGGGCGGCCAAGGCGGAGGCCGAGCTGCGGAAGAAGCGAGCCTACGTGGAGAAGGTGGAGCggctgcaggcagccctgggCCAGCTCCAGGCTGCCTGCGAGAAGcgggagcagctggagctgcgGCTCCGCACCCGcctggagcaggagctgaagaTGCTGCGGGCTCAGCAG aggcAAGCGGGCGCCGTGGGCGGGGGGACGCCGGAGCTGAGCGCCCACACGCTCTCCGAGCAgctgagggagaaggaggagaagatcCTGGCCCTGGAGGCGGACATGACCAAGTGGGAGCAGAAGTACCTGGAGGAGTGCACCATGCGGCAGTTCGCCATGGATGCCGCCGCCACCGCAGCCGCCCAGCGGGACACCACCCTCATCAGCCATTCCCCGCGGCACTCCCCCAACAGCAGCTTCAACGAGGACCTCCTCCTGGCCAGCCACAAGCACCAGGAGATGGAGAACAG gttAAAAGCCCTTCATGCCCAAATCCTGGAGAAGGATGCCGTCATCAAGGTCCTGCAGCAGCGCTCGCGCAGGGACCCCAGCAAAACCCTCCAAGGCTCCCTGCGGCCGGCCAAGTCCGTGCCCTCCGTCTTCGTCGCCTCCGCCACCCCGAGCTGGACGGGGGGTGGCCAGAGCGACCGGCTGGCTGAGGGCAACTCCCGGGGCAGCACAG GCAAAGCCAGTGCTGAAGGGGCAGCagcgcccgctgccctccccctgccctcccactCCAAGCACGGCAGCAAGGACGGCAGCACGCAGACTGACGGGGCGGCTGAGAGCAGCCAGGGTGAGGGCACCGAGCGCCCGGCCGGTTCGCTGG agagctcagccGCTGCCCGAGCCCTGGACCTGGCCGACATGGTGGAGATCCTGATTTAA
- the AMOTL2 gene encoding angiomotin-like protein 2 isoform X3 produces the protein MRTAEDSNGTVLHRLIQEQLRYGNLTENRTLLAIQQQALRGGGGAGSPRSSLESLSPEESQMVQQSTRQEPQGQEHHSDHVYLENSVYRLCQPQHKGEELPSYEEAKAHSQYFASQRGGQQPTVASPGIRGENSLRGAESGARRPDEGLKDLKHGHVRSLSERLMRMSLERNGAKAQSPISASHSYPQLSRHHQLAALRVQHPEGPEPRGPPPEYPYVIPSQDAYLAEPRPCSREGPGFQHPEIRVLPTNIPAAFLPPPGTLCPGSLGPASVEALVSAQAVSAGSRLARADAVLRENERLQRESEKLRRELESCAEKASRIQKLESEIQRISEDYENLVKASSKREALEKAMRNKRDGEMRRLQDFNRDLKERLESANKQLASKTQESQESNQGSVAKLLAQSYEHQQEKEKLEREVSLLRSANEDQRRRAELLEQALGSAQARAAKAEAELRKKRAYVEKVERLQAALGQLQAACEKREQLELRLRTRLEQELKMLRAQQRQAGAVGGGTPELSAHTLSEQLREKEEKILALEADMTKWEQKYLEECTMRQFAMDAAATAAAQRDTTLISHSPRHSPNSSFNEDLLLASHKHQEMENRLKALHAQILEKDAVIKVLQQRSRRDPSKTLQGSLRPAKSVPSVFVASATPSWTGGGQSDRLAEGNSRGSTAGKASAEGAAAPAALPLPSHSKHGSKDGSTQTDGAAESSQESSAAARALDLADMVEILI, from the exons ATGAGGACAGCGGAAGACTCGAACGGGACGGTCCTGCACCGCCTGATCCAGGAGCAGCTGCGCTATGGGAACCTCACGGAGAACCGCACGCTGCTGGCCATCCAGCAGCAAGCCCTGCGCGGTGGCGGAGGGGCTGGTAGCCCCCGCTCCTCCCTGGAGAGCCTCAGCCCGGAGGAGAGCCAAATGGTGCAGCAATCCACGCggcaggagccccagggccaggagcaTCACTCTGACCACGTCTACTTGGAGAACAGCGTCTAtcggctctgccagccccagcacaaGGGCGAAGAGCTCCCCAGCTACGAGGAGGCCAAGGCGCATTCTCAGTACTTTGCCTCGCAgaggggtgggcagcagcccacAGTGGCCAGCCCGGGGATTCGGGGTGAAAACAGTCTGCGCGGGGCTGAGAGCGGCGCCCGACGTCCCGACGAGGGGCTGAAGGACCTGAAGCACGGCCACGTGCGGTCGCTGAGCGAGCGGCTGATGCGGATGTCGCTGGAGAGGAACGGGGCCAAAGCGCAGAGCCCCATCAGCGCCTCCCACAGCTACCCCCAGCTCTCCCGCCACCACCAGCTCGCTGCCCTCCGAGTGCAGCACCCTGAGGGGCCGGAGCCGCGGGGACCCCCCCCGGAGTATCCCTACGTCATCCCATCCCAGGACGCTTACCTGGCTGAACCCCGACCCTGCTCCCGGGAAGGTCCTGGATTTCAGCATCCCGAAATCAG GGTGCTGCCCACCAACATCCCTGCCGCGTTCCTGCCGCCGCCGGGCACCCTGTGCCCGGGCAGCCTGGGTCCGGCCAGCGTGGAGGCCCTGGTGAGCGCCCAGGCGGTCTCGGCCGGCAGCCGGCTGGCCCGGGCAGACGCCGTCCTGCGGGAGAACGAGAGGCTGCAGCGGGAGAGCGAGAAGCTGCGGCGGGAGCTGGAGAGCTGCGCCGAGAAGGCCAGCCGCATCCAGAAG CTGGAGAGCGAGATCCAGCGCATCTCGGAGGATTACGAAAACCTCGTCAAGGCGTCTTCCAAGCGGGAAGCCTTGGAGAAAGCCATGAGGAACAAGAGAGACGGCGAGATGCGACGGCTCCAGGACTTCAACCGGGACCTGAAAG AGCGGTTGGAATCGGCGAACAAGCAGCTGGCCAGCAAGACCCAGGAAAGCCAGGAGAGCAACCAGGGCAGCGTGGCCAAACTCCTGGCGCAGA GCTACGAGCaccagcaggagaaggagaagctggagcgggaggtgtccctgctgcgCAGCGCCAATGAGGACCAGCGGCggcgggcagagctgctggagcaggcgcTGGGCAGCGCCCAGGCGCGGGCGGCCAAGGCGGAGGCCGAGCTGCGGAAGAAGCGAGCCTACGTGGAGAAGGTGGAGCggctgcaggcagccctgggCCAGCTCCAGGCTGCCTGCGAGAAGcgggagcagctggagctgcgGCTCCGCACCCGcctggagcaggagctgaagaTGCTGCGGGCTCAGCAG aggcAAGCGGGCGCCGTGGGCGGGGGGACGCCGGAGCTGAGCGCCCACACGCTCTCCGAGCAgctgagggagaaggaggagaagatcCTGGCCCTGGAGGCGGACATGACCAAGTGGGAGCAGAAGTACCTGGAGGAGTGCACCATGCGGCAGTTCGCCATGGATGCCGCCGCCACCGCAGCCGCCCAGCGGGACACCACCCTCATCAGCCATTCCCCGCGGCACTCCCCCAACAGCAGCTTCAACGAGGACCTCCTCCTGGCCAGCCACAAGCACCAGGAGATGGAGAACAG gttAAAAGCCCTTCATGCCCAAATCCTGGAGAAGGATGCCGTCATCAAGGTCCTGCAGCAGCGCTCGCGCAGGGACCCCAGCAAAACCCTCCAAGGCTCCCTGCGGCCGGCCAAGTCCGTGCCCTCCGTCTTCGTCGCCTCCGCCACCCCGAGCTGGACGGGGGGTGGCCAGAGCGACCGGCTGGCTGAGGGCAACTCCCGGGGCAGCACAG CAGGCAAAGCCAGTGCTGAAGGGGCAGCagcgcccgctgccctccccctgccctcccactCCAAGCACGGCAGCAAGGACGGCAGCACGCAGACTGACGGGGCGGCTGAGAGCAGCCAGG agagctcagccGCTGCCCGAGCCCTGGACCTGGCCGACATGGTGGAGATCCTGATTTAA